In Heteronotia binoei isolate CCM8104 ecotype False Entrance Well chromosome 5, APGP_CSIRO_Hbin_v1, whole genome shotgun sequence, the DNA window ggccagttctgcagggcctgtaagacagcccttttccggctggcctatagctaactggcattggaaactctatagaagatTGCAGTGTAGTAATCTGACAGAtcgcttgttttatatgttttactattttactgttttaactgtgtaatttgctgtattttaaatctaaaatctctgttagttcttatgtgttgtgagccgtcctgagccacttcagtgggaagggcaggatataaattgaaataaactgaaactgtaaCTGAAACTGATTTAgaaaaggcagctttgtgtgttcatgcTGTGCATTTACCTTGATAATGTGAACATGCGAAgatgctttctactgaatcagacctttgcttGCTGTCTGCtttcagtattgcctactcagactggcagcagctctccagtttccaaggtagaggcctttcacatcatcaGCTTTTTGGTCCTTtgttaattggagatgccagagatgggaccttctgtgtaccaagcagatactctaccccTGAGGCACAGGCATGGAACCACTTCCCCCTTAACCTGCCCATGAGCATTCCAATTCTTCCTTGcaaagggagaggggaagagtCCTCGGAAGTAATTCTGGGTCACCCATCAGCATCATACCAAGAAATGGAAGCTATTAGGTTAAATGGATTCAATTTGCTAACAGCCATGCCTTTTCCCTCAACCTAAAAGATTCTTCTGGCATTGGACtttttcctggagaaaacaccACTGGTAGTTGAATGTGTCTACTATCTAAAACCTTTTCTGCATTCCCATTTTTGTCATTTGCATTTCCCTATTGTCTTGGATTTTTTGCTTTTCTGTGCATGTTTTGCTTCCAGATAggcagtttggcatagtggttaagagcagtggactctaatctggagtacagggattgattccccactcctctacataaaACCAGCTGGATgaacttgggctagtcacagttctctcagagctcttttagCCActtacctcataggatgtctgttgtggggagagggagggtaggatattgtaagctgttctgagactccaaatgaagggtgggatgtaaatccaatctcttcccctAGTGCTTTATTTGGTATTACATCACTGTACGTCCAGCATATTTCCCTGCACTTTTAAAACGTTATGAAATATGCTGGACATACagtgatgtaatattgaatcaaccactagagggagcaaaacactagtggaagggcaatgaagatggtgaagggtctggggaccaagtgctatgaagaaaggttgaaggagctgggcatgtttagcctggagaggcggcggctgagaggtgatatgatcaccatcttcaagtacttgaagggctgtcatctagagggtggtgtggaattgttttctgtggccccagaaggtaggactagaaccagtgggttgaaattaaatcaaaaatttccagctcaacattagggtgaacttcctgacggttagagccgttcctcagtggaacaggcttcctcaggaggtggtgggctctccttccttggaggtttttaaacagaggccagatggccatctgacagcaatgaagatcctgtgaatttggggggaggtatttgtgagtttcctgcattgtgcagggggttggaatagatgaccctggaggtcccttccaactctgattctatgtatGGAAAAGAGAAAACCCTGAAGTAATAGGGACACACAAATGACAAAAATGAGAATGCAAAGCTGATCTATGGTGGCCCCATATGATTCCTAGCCCATGGTCTTGATTTCAATCCTTTTAACCCCTTCTTTCTGCTTGAACCAAGGTGCCAAGATACTATTAATATGCTATTCTGCATCACATTATCATGGCATTTTACAGACAGCCCCTCTGACCCATTGGTTCTTTCATTTGACCAATCCTGTCTCTTTTTGGGTGGTGGTTGGGGATCTTTGTGTCCACACAGGTGTTTTTGGGCGGCAACATCCCAAAAGGCGGGGTGGTCACTGTCCTTGAAGACCCAGAGCTGGACTGCCAACCTGATCCTTTAATCATCCAGGTGAGTCAATcacaaatggaggaggagagtggaggctgggtgggaaggataCCAAcgctggcttgggaaattcctggaaatttggggtggaggctggggagagtggggtttggggaggggagggacctcagcattatATAATCCAatagagcagcagtccccaacctttttggcaccagggaccagttttgtggaagacaatttttccacagactgtgcGGGGTGGGGTGATGGCTTtgggataatacaattgtgcagtttattttggtgtagtggttaagtgtggggactcttatctgggagaaccgggtttgattccccactcctccacttgcagctgcgggaatgaccttgggtcagtcatagctctggcagaggttgtccttgaaagggcagctgctgtaagaactctctcagccccacccacctcacagggtatctgttgcaggggaggaatataaaggagattgtgagccactctgagattcagagtggagggcaggatataaatccaatgtcatcgtcttcttcttcctattattattactactactactacattgtaatatataatgaaataattatacaactcacggcctggttgctaacaggccatggcccgGTAAAGGTCCACAACCCAGGGGTTTGGGACCCCTGCAATAGAGTATACCATCAAAACAGCCATCTTCTCCTAGGAAATTGGTCTCTGTAGAGATCTCTGGGGACAttctgggccccacctggaggctggtaaccctattggGCAGGCAATACTCCCCCCATCGTTGTTCTTTAGGTGCCAGCTCTCAGCTAcctgaaatgaagaagaagatgggtTATGAGTCCTTGAACACTCTCTGTTTATTTATTGAATACATTTTTTAGCCACCTTTCTAtattacaagaagaagaagaagatgatattggatttatatctcgccctccactccgaagagtctcagagcggctcacaatctcctttaccttcctcccccacaacagacaccctgtgaggtgggtgggggtggagagggctctcacagcagctgccctttcaagaacaacctctgccagagctatggctgatacaaggccatgccagcagctgcaagtggaggagtggggaatcaaacccggttctcccagataagagtccgcgcacttaaccactacaccaaactggctctcattgtggcgcacttaaccactacaccaaactggctctacaaaaTCTCATTGTGGTTTACAGTGCAGAAAAACcccaacaaaacaataaaacacataaaaaccacatattaaaaccaacaatttaaaaCTCCTGGTAGGCAGAAAAACTGAAACAAATCAAATGCTATCATGAATACAACTGTTTTCACCTTCCTTCTAAATGCTGAAAGGGAGGGAGCCAAACACACTTCCCGAGGAGGGTTGTTTCGTAATTGTGGTGGTGCCACCAAAAAGGTCCTGTCCCATCTACCCACTTGACGAGCTACTTTTGCTGCTAAGACAGTCAAAAGGgcttctccctgtgatcttagGTACTGGGCAAGAACTCTTGCCTCAGAAGTCACTTGTATCTcatttgtttggggaggggagtaacCCTTAAGTCAAAGCTGATCTATGGTGACACCATATGATTTGAAGGGAagatatgttcagaggtggtttgccatggtctgcctctgctccttccaagtactagccaaaactgaccctgtttagcttctgagatctgatgagatcaggcagcCTAAGCTATCTTGATAGGCTGTTTTTAATCCAAAACTGGTTTGGGCCTGAGAACCCCCATTCTGCTTCCCTGAGAGcacccccccgcacacacaaaaaatcattTGTGTTGGCTCCATCACTAAACCTTACAGTACCAGCAACTCCAGCAGGTCGTAAGGGCCATGCAGTCTTTTCCTATTTTTGCCATCtgcatctcttcctcctccctcctgtttcCCCCTGTCGTTTAGGGAAGAAGAGTCTACGGGGGACCTGACATGCTTCAGCTGAGCTTGGACGGCAAGAGACTTTACTGCTCCAACAGTCTGTACACTCCTTGGGATGAGCAGTTTTACCCTGAATTGGTCAGGTAAGCAACCTTCTGCCCCTCTCCTGTGGCTGGCCCCAGccccggcgctaggggttctgctacTAGAGGCAGGCGCCTGAGCCGCGCCCCCTTCCCACAAGCTCCCTTGGGGGAATTCCTTGTGCGCgcgtggcacaatgacatcacaaacAGTGACATCATCGGATGGGAGAGCGCAGGATGAGGTAGTGATGGGCGGCTCACAAGAGTGCTGCCGCACCGCTGCTTTCCTTTCAGTATGCTCTTCTgagacttccttggaagtctctgaagagtgcactgttttagtggtgcccagccactttcaggttgaaagtggctgagTAGCACCTTCCCATTGTGCTCTTCAGTGCAATGGGAAGTTGCTGCtcggctgctttcaacccaaaagtggccacgcaccactaaaacagtgcactcttcggagacttccaaggaagcctccgaagagtatACTGAACTGTGTAGCgctcctcagagcctgccttcaaggcaggctcagagaaACGCCCTGCAGGGGCAAGATGGAGTAAGGGGGTTTCTGGCGGCAGCCCCAGAGCAGGACAGtgctctaggcagctgcctacccccgcctactcccatgcgccagccctaGTCGGCCCTCTGTCCACTTCATTTACTGCTCGTTCACCTggactctgcttccttcctttttcaGGGAAGGTTCTGTTATACTGCAGATTGATGTGGACACGGAACACGGAGGTCTGCACTTGAATGAAGACTTCCTGGTTGATCTCGGGAAAGAACCCTGCGGGCCTGCCCGGGCTCATGACATGCGTTACCCTGGGGGAGACTGCACCTCGGATATCTGGGTCTAGCTTGGGGGTACACAAACCTATTCCAATGTTAGCTTTGGGGGAGCGCTCTGGAGAAGGCATGCACACAGTGGTTTGGGGTTCTTCTCTActcagtttgttttttaaaatgtacataTGTGCTGATTTGTGGCATAGAaactttctagggttgccaactgtaggttgtgaaattcctggagatttgggggtggagcctagggagagtgaaatttggggaggggaggaagctcagcagggatgtgatgttgCTCTAGGACTTCCATTCCTCTTAAACTTGATGGTATACCAAAGAGTCTATCCACCAAAGCTGTTGTttctcagggaaactgatctctgtagtataataataataataataataataataataaaattttatttataccccgccctccccactgaggtaggctcagggcggcttacagagtgtggcaaaagccatgttaaacaataaaacaattatacattcagtactatttaaaattaccattaaatttacataatataaaaatctaaaatcaatctaaaataatcttatcttattgctaactcaattgttgatgttagtgatggcatggtgttcatttcaggttttaTCTTGGAAGGCTAggcggaagagggcggttttgcacaccctacggaattggctaatgtcccgtagggcccgcacctcttccggcagctggttccaccattggggtgcttttatagagaaggcctgttctctggttatttttagtttggcctcctttggcccaggtacttccagaaggttttgtgagctggatcgcagtgctctctggggaacatatggagagaggcggtccctaaggtaaacaggtcctcggccatatagggctttaaaggtaataaccagcaccttgtaacgaactcggtaaataactggcagccaatgcagttcccgcagcccagctcgcacatgttcccaccgaggtaggcccaatagcagtctggctgctgcattctgcacagtATGGAGATAtcttataattctgggagatctccaggccccttttggagggtggcatccctaAGCACTGGGTTTCTCAAAGGAGTCAACTGATTCAGAAATTCTGAGAGACGAAATAACAGTTTATGTCTATGTCAAGGGCTCTTGGTTTTACGCATGCAGGTCTTAATGCAACTCAGATGTGGCTTCCTTGGGATGAGAAAAAATGGGTTTTGAGTCACAGCTCTGACACAAGCAAAACCAGGGCAATAAAAGATTTTCTTCCATACTGCCTGGATATCTGTGTCTTTCTCAATTTTCGAAGCAGATCAGCTGACTCACGCTTAATCCAATCTTGTCtcaattgtcatttctccaagctaaagcatCCCAgcctcttcaacctttcctcttgGGGAAGTCCTTTCAAatactgtacacagtatttcaagtgcaagcacacttcttcagatacagtgaagcagaatttcctcaaccattacatataggaagaGAGGGTGGAGTGGATTAGTTGCCAGTaggggctagttagagtcaagaacTGGGCGATTATAGCTGATTAAGATGCTTGTGAACGGCAGTAAGATGCTTGTGAACAGCCGTAAATTAGCACACAAATACAAGCGTTAACAAACAGATGAACcactatttcattttttaaaaagaagtctgtGCAATGGGGTTTTAAATAGCATTTGTAATCGAAACAAGGGATGGAAAGGAAAacacaggggtgggggaggaattgacatggcccagcccatagggttgccaagtccctgctgatgtaatgatgtcacccagaagtgacgtcattgtgccattGCTCGCAGCttctctaggtgtttctgggaaaactctatggttttccaagacactctagccatttgggaggggaaaactctaaggcacctattgtaccatagagttttctctcccaaatatctagagcgtccaggaaaaccatagagttttcccagaaaaacCTAGAGAGGCAGCTGCACaacatcactggtgtgatgatatcacttctgggtgatgtcatcatggcaaCGACGTTGGGAGAGGTCCTCCCAGCCAGCCCAacgtgggctggtgggttgggaacctcccgagcaggggaacccccacccggaccagaggcttggcaaccctactgacccAACTTGTCATGgtccggtccaacaaggtctcatttatgtcagatctggccctcagaacaaatgagtttttTAACAATATATTTTTATTAAGTGTGCATATATCAACATATTAATACATctcaattaaatatattttgttttttgcttGTTGTCTTCTACAAATCGAACTaaatactaacaacaaataaataaactctttCCTCCTTAtcatatttcctttctttacctgATTTCTCCCGAAAagaactgggtgctgcagaaaaatctctacagtcAGAGGTCTAggggggcacacccaccacctccttacTAATCCATTGGCTAACagttcaatttccattttccattcccatttatctttcctttatcctgtcttctaactatatacatattctccTATTAATTGTTCTCAGCTTTTCTTCAAGAAAACATCATTTCCTGATTCAAACTCTTCCAGACTTTTGTTTAATTATACTGTCTATTAGTTCCTTGCCTgatgcctcattatatgcagtaaaagtttgattttccatattgaccactaGATAGCCTAGCGGTAACCATCTATACTGAATTCCTTTATCATGTAAAATCTTTGTTGTTTCTCTCAGTCTCCACCTTGCATTAATTACTTCAGCTGGGATATCAGGAAACCTTCAGATTCTTCTAATTCAATACCCTTTCtaggaggtctatagggagggtttTTATTACCTATTTTTGCTCTGGTTCTTCCCATACTTGACTTTCTTCCCATACTCTTCTTTCCAAACTTGGCTATGTTTTCTGGGAGTGGTAGTTAATCTTCCGCAGGAATAGTAGGAGTGTAGAAGGGATGCAGCCGGCCTGATGCTcagtcaccaccaccaccacccacaacaaatgagtttgacaccccaggtcTATAAGCTTGAACTCCAGGACACAGCGAAGAGCTTCTACCTCTGCAGCTTGGCTGTAATGTGGTTGGACAATTCCTTTGAGTTCAAAAGAATCCCTAGTTCTAATGGCTCCAAAACCGGTTTGAGGGTGCCCAGCAGCATGGTTTTCTCTGAGCAGAGCttctctgtcttctgcttccAATTACATAATCTATTTGATTTCTGTATTGGCCATCTGAAGATATCGAAggatacaatcagggctttttttgcagtaggAACTCCTTGGTATATTAAGCTACactttcctgatgtagccagtcctccaagagcttacagggctcttcttaaaggacctactgtaagctcttggagtatggctaaatcagggggtgtggcctaatctgcaaaggagttcctgctacaaaaaagccctgtataaaatcATCTGGTTACCTGAAATACGCTTACAATGAATAAATAgttgtcttcacagaattctGTGATTTTCTGTCCTCCTTCATTTCATGCCCTGAGCTTGAATCTCCCAGCTGGAGCTTAGTAAAGGCCAGCTCTCCAGGCCCTGAATAACTTCTGTGGCAATTCTTAGCATCTGCCTTGTCCACTGGATCCTACTCTAGAGGAGAGGGATGTGCAGGGCTGGCGCATAGGATTAGGCCAAGTAGGAGGCCGCCTTGGATGCCACTTGGCCTATGGGCGCCATgaggcgccccctccccccacgccCTGCTGCCGTCCTGACTTTGCAGAGGCTTCCCAAGGCTCAGGCAGCCTCCGCCAAGTTGGGAACGGGGGAAGCACTGGTGCTCCAAGTGCGCCTGCTGCCTTCGGGATTTTGCGGAGGCTTCCTGAGACTCGGGCAGCCTTTGCAAAGTCAGGCAGGGGGGAGAAGCACTTTGCGGAGGCTTCCCAAGACTCGGGCAGCCTTTGCAAagtcgggcgggggggggaacaCTTTGCAGAGGCTTCCCAAGACTCGGGCAGCCTTTGCAAAGTCAGGTGGGGGTAAGCATTTTGCGGAGGCTTCCCAAGAAATGTTATTTCTTGCCTGTATCCCTTGAACTTTGCTGCCTGTCTTGCTAGAAAGAGAACTGGACATATTCTTTTTTGGTTGTCATTAgtcataaaacattttttttaatttgttgtatTTGATCTGACAACAGTGCTGATTCCATGAcatgggctttttttgaacaagaacgcatgggaacgcagttccggctggcttggtgtcagagggtgtggcctaatatgcaaatgaatcccttctgggctttttctacaaaaaacccactGCTAAACAGTGGTGACttcaaggggcatggcctaatatgcaaataagttcctgctgagctttttctaccaaaaaagccctgtctataaaGTCTCATTATAGATGTAgattgtaacgtactcgaagcggagacgagagtagggcaacattgtttattaggagcacgttgcaagagagggaacacgcgggccgggtcccacttatatacaatccccggtacagcctacggggttggtcaggccaatcctgacccgttgaacttcccgccacagctattGATTGGCGGGGAATTCgtgccctgcgctggggcttctgggacggcctagttgcccctgcgcccggtcgcatattatttactgatacactacacccctccccccctggttaatgaacatagtcttgcagatatgcgggaggtcggcgctccctggtggaccgtctggggaggtcctgtgggggaggcgccgccaccacatctgatgctgcgggggaccctggtgcggacggtggcggccggactggttcttctgcaccttcgggctctggcggttccggtgctaccagggccggcgttaggggtgatggggccgcgtcctccggtcggtccccgtTGGGCTCCCctccggctcttgcctcttctgtgtccgccagttcctctggtagcgtgcggcgccgcaattggtctatgtgccgccgtagtacctggcccccctcagttgatatgtcgtagtggcgggacccggtgactcgtagcactcggcccgccacccaattggggccccttgcgtagttccgggcgtaaaccgggtcgcccgcgaagaaacccctgactgcgtcccggacctcggggctctcgcgggtgtctgacgcccggtcagggtgtagtctgtccagccaggttatgagctttcgtccca includes these proteins:
- the LOC132571343 gene encoding selenium-binding protein 2-like, with protein sequence MLQLSLDGKRLYCSNSLYTPWDEQFYPELVREGSVILQIDVDTEHGGLHLNEDFLVDLGKEPCGPARAHDMRYPGGDCTSDIWV